In Balearica regulorum gibbericeps isolate bBalReg1 chromosome 2, bBalReg1.pri, whole genome shotgun sequence, one DNA window encodes the following:
- the DSP gene encoding desmoplakin isoform X3 has product MSINGGSHPRINTLGRMARADSGTDLRYEMSSHVVGGGGGGGTHTHKTYYYQKTYGGDYASDGYGQNGTCTVSRRQNTIQELLQNCSDCLMRAELIVQPELKYGDGVQIRGNRDLEECFAQANDQMDILDGLIREMRQMGQPCEMYQKRLLQLQEQMRALYKAISVPRARRASSKGGGCYSSQSGSGWDEYTKRVTSECLNWMRQQKAEMELVKWGFDAASIEQQIGDHRRTHNAIGDYRWHLDKVKTDLREKAAVHQLEEEYEGLLKYSFERMDQLRQFQNLIQATSREIMWINDCEEEELLYDWSDRNTDIARKQEAFSKRMSELELKEKELNKLKQESDQLVLNQHPASDKIEAYMDTLQTQWSWILQITKCIDVHLKENAAYFQFFEEAQATECYLKNLQDSIRKKFICDKSMSLQSLLEQIKELENERERILEYKRQVQSLVNKSKKIVQLKPRNPDYRSNKPIILKALCDYKQDLKTVRKGDECILKDNNERSKWLVTGPGGVDMLVPSVSLIIPPPNPLAVDLATKIEQYYEAILALWNQLYINMKSLVSWHYCMIDIEKIRAMTIAKLKTMRKEDYQKIITDLEIHYQEFLRNSQGSEMFGDEDKRKIQTQFTDAQKHYQTLIIQLPNQSRQPQTVVPTESCPVGSSNTIIVNERNREHEKQEAWLLMELQKLRRQIEASEIRMIQRAPLGVDQGAMHDFSVRIKDLEGVQNDSQIMAETLNKHKDLLPNFRGCEKYVYLQSEINALFQKLENINGVSAGYLDSLNALRCLLQIILQTEDVIRVFEVRLSEEETVPLDLDKVEAYRACLKKMKADLNMKKSLLNALENELQKTLQIHSQSCQSYTLYDMDIGKFCDKVTQLIDRWQRADKQIDNRSWDLERQIKQLKTYRDLYQALCKWICDAKRRQDSIESMKLCDCNTIMRYLHDQKNLHSEICGKRDKVEELLKHADQCSAAIKDYELQVASYSSGLETLLNIPIKKSVVQSPAVLILQEASEAQSRYIELLTRSGDYYRFLSEMLKSMEDLKMKNTKIELLEEELRLARDSNSETSNKHKFLEQNLQKYQMDVSQLKAKLMSLEEMKRQAEMDGNSAKQNLDKCYAQIKDLNDRITRLTYEIEDEKRKRKLLEDRYEQQKNDYDQLQKTRQNEKDSLGWQKLESEKVIKEKEYEIERLRVLLQDEGTRKREYENELAKASNRIQESKNQYSHIMQERETLLIKMSALEQDKARLQRLEEELNRLKVTLESESRLKQRLESEKQQILNDLNQWKSQHSRTEESIRKIQCEREKSEREKNTLRSEIERLQMEIKRIEERYRCRLEETAVKNQSELESERLRLQREIEKLKQRPYGSHRSTQTEEDFCIDASKLLFSGLRKKITAMQLYECQLIDKLTLDKLLKGQRSVEEVTADIEPYLKGAGAIAGVSLSPRQKYSFVEAKRNQLLTAENAVLLLEAQAATGGVIDPHRNEMLTVDSAIARDLIDFDDREQIYTAEKAITGFKDPFSGKTVSVSEAIKKNLVDRETGIRLLEAQLAVGGIVDPVNSVFLPKDIALSRGLIDKDLYRILNNCQGTTKNFIDPTTKKAVTYMQLKEKCRIEPHTGLLLLPVQKRSMSFQGIRQPVSADALLEAGIIKESTRNDLERGAITVEEVSERIIDFLQGSSCIAGIYNEATKEKLGVYQAMKIGLVRPGTALELLEAQAATGFIVDPVSNVRLPVEEAYKRGLVGIEFKEKLLSAERAVTGYKDPETGNIISLFQAMNKELIERGHGIRLLEAQIATGGIIDPKESYRLPVETAYKRGYFNEELNQILSDPSDDTKGFFDPNTEENLTYLQLKERCIKDEATGLCLLPLREKKKVVHTSQKNTLRKRRVVIVDPETNREMSVQEAYSKGLIDYDTYTELAEQECEWEEITITGSDGSSRVVLVDRKTGSQYDIQDAIDKGLVERKFFDQYRSGSLSLTQFADMISCRNGTDEVFRHESVTRSPTVLSVRSSSSLIRSGSFSETPEECSPIAAIFDTENLEKISISEAIQRGIVDSITGQRLLEAQACTGGIICPTTGQRLSLQEATSQCIIDQDMATRLKPAQKAFIGFEGIKGGRKRMSAAEAVKEKWLPYEAGQRFLEFQYLTGGLVDPEVRGRISTEEAIRNGLIDGRAAQKLQDTNSYPKILTCPKTKLKISYKDAMNRSMVEDITGLKLLEAASVSSKGISSPYNVSSAPGSRSGSRSGSRSGSRSGSRRGSFDASASSSYSYSYSTFSSGSVGR; this is encoded by the exons TCAGAATGGGACCTGTACAGTGTCCAGACGCCAGAACACCATCCAGGAGCTTTTGCAAAACTGCTCGGATTGCCTGATGAGAGCTGAGCTCATAGTACAACCT gaGTTGAAATATGGGGATGGTGTCCAAATTAGAGGGAACAGAGATCTGGAAGAGTGTTTTGCGCAGGCAAATGACCAAATGGATATCCTGGATGGGCTGATCAGAGAGATGAGGCAGATGGGCCAGCCCTGTGAGATGTATCAGAAAAG GTTGCTTCAGCTTCAAGAGCAAATGCGTGCCCTGTACAAAGCCATCAGCGTTCCCCGTGCCAGGAGGGCCAGCTCCAAAGGTGGTGGTTGTTACTCTTCTCAGAGTGGCTCAGGCTGGGATGAGTACACAAAACGTGTGACAAGTGAATGTTTAAACTGGATGCGGCAGCAGAAG GCTGAAATGGAACTGGTGAAATGGGGCTTTGATGCAGCATCCATCGAGCAACAAATTGGTGACCATAGGAGGACTCACAATGCCATTGGTGACTATCGCTGGCACCTGGACAAAGTCAAAACAGATCTG CGGGAGAAGGCTGCAGTTCATCAGCTGGAGGAAGAATATGAAGGACTGCTG AAATACTCCTTTGAGAGAATGGATCAGCTCCGTCAATTCCAGAACCTCATCCAAGCCACCAGCAGAGAGATCATGTGGATCAATGAttgtgaggaagaggagcttCTCTACGACTGGAGTGACAGGAACACTGACATTGCCAGGAAGCAGGAGGCCTTCTCT AAACGCATGAGTGAACTGgagcttaaagaaaaagaactcaACAAGCTAAAGCAAGAAAGTGACCAGCTAGTGCTCAACCAGCAtcctgcttcagacaaaattGAG GCCTACATGGATACATTACAAACTCAGTGGAGCTGGATTCTTCAGATCACCAAATGCATTGATGTTCATCTGAAAGAGAATGCGGCTTACTTTCAG ttcTTTGAAGAGGCCCAAGCCACAGAATGCTACCTGAAAAACTTACAAGACTCCATCAGAAAGAAGTTCATCTGTGATAAGAGCATGTCCCTGCAGTCTTTGCTGGAGCAGATCAAAGAGCTGGAG AATGAACGAGAGAGAATTCTTGAGTACAAGAGGCAAGTGCAGAGTTTGGTGAATAAATCCAAGAAGATTGTGCAGCTGAAGCCACGTAACCCAGACTACCGGAGTAACAAGCCCATTATCCTCAAGGCTCTATGTGACTACAAACAGGATCTG AAAACAGTGCGCAAAGGAGATGAATGCATCCTGAAGGACAATAATGAGCGCAGCAAGTGGCTGGTGACCGGCCCTGGAGGAGTGGATATGCTGGTGCCATCTGTTAGTCTTATCATCCCACCCCCCAATCCATTAGCAGTGGATCTTGCTACCAA AATTGAACAGTACTATGAAGCTATTTTAGCTTTGTGGAACCAGCTGTATATCAACATGAAGAGCCTGGTATCTTGGCATTATTGCATGATCGACATCGAGAAAATCAGAGCAATGACTATTGCCAAG TTGAAAACAATGCGTAAGGAAGATTACCAAAAAATAATAACTGACCTGGAGATCCATTATCAAGAATTCCTAAGGAACAGCCAAGGCTCAGAGATGTTTGGTGATGAAGACAAACGAAAGATCCAGACTCAGTTCACTGATGCTCAGAAGCACTACCAAACCTTGATTATACAACTGCCCAATCAGTCGCGGCAGCCACAAACAG TGGTCCCAACTGAGAGCTGTCCTGTGGGTTCCTCAAACACCATTATCGTTAATGAGAGAAACCGAGAACATGAGAAGCAGGAGGCTTGGCTGCTGATGGAGCTTCAGAAACTTCGGCGTCAGATTGAGGCTTCTGAGATTCGGATGATTCAAAGAGCTCCTCTTGGAGTGGATCAAGGAGCTATGCATGACTTTTCAGTCAGAATAAAGGATTTAGAG GGTGTGCAGAATGACTCTCAAATAATGGCTGAAACCCTCAATAAGCATAAGGACTTGCTGCCTAACTTCAGAGGCTGTGAAAAGTATGTGTACTTGCAGTCAGAGATAAATGCCCTATttcaaaaactggaaaatattaatgGTGTTTCTGCTGGCTACTTAGACAG CTTGAATGCACTGAGGTGTCTGCTCCAGATTATTCTACAAACAGAAGATGTGATCAGAGTTTTTGAAGTCAGACTGTCTGAAGAGGAGACTGTTCCTTTGGATCTTGATAAAGTGGAGGCTTATCGGGCTTGTCTGAAG aaaatgaaagcagaccTAAACATGAAGAAGTCACTACTGAATGCCCTGGAAAACGAGCTGCAGAAAACGCTTCAGATTCACTCACAGTCTTGCCAGTCATATACCTTGTATGATATGGACATTGGAAAGTTTTGTGACAAAGTTACCCAGCTAATAGACCGCTGGCAGAGAGCTGATAAGCAGATAGATAACAG atcaTGGGATTTAGAAAGACAAATCAAACAGCTGAAAACTTACCGAGATCTCTACCAGGCTCTGTGCAAATGGATCTGTGATGCCAAGCGCAGGCAGGATTCCATCGAGTCCATGAAGCTGTGTGATTGCAACACTATCATGAGATATCTACATGATCAGAAG AACTTGCATAGTGAAATCTGTGGGAAGCGAGACAAAGTTGAGGAGCTTCTCAAGCATGCAGATCAGTGCTCAGCTGCAATTAAG GATTATGAACTACAGGTTGCTTCCTACAGTTCTGGATTAGAAACATTGCTCAACATACCTATCAAGAAGAGTGTGGTTCAGTCTCCTGCAGTGTTGATTCTGCAAGAG gcTAGCGAGGCTCAGTCTCGCTACATAGAGCTTCTTACAAGATCAGGCGATTATTACAGATTCTTAAGTGAAATGTTAAAGAGCATGGAGGACTTGAAG atgaaaaacaCCAAAATTGAACTCCTGGAAGAAGAACTCAGGCTTGCCAGAGATTCAAATTCAGAGACAAGCAACAAACATAAATTCCTGGAGCAAAATCTGCAGAAGTACCAGATGGATGTTTCTCAGCTTAAGGCAAAGCTGATGAGTCTGGAGGAGATGAAAAGACAAGCTGAAATGGATGGAAATTCTGCTAAGCAAAACCTGGACAAATGCTATGCCCAAATAAAGGATCTAAATGACAGAATAACCAGGCTGACTTATGAGATTGaagatgagaaaaggaaaaggaagttgTTGGAGGATAGATATGAGCAGCAGAAGAATGACTATgaccagctgcagaaaacaagacaaaacgAGAAAGACAGCCTTGGTTGGCAAAAGTTAGAGTCTGAGAAGGTCATCAAGGAGAAGGAGTACGAGATAGAAAGATTAAGGGTTCTTCTTCAGGATGAAGGCACACGGAAGAGGGAATATGAAAATGAGCTGGCTAAG GCATCCAATAGGATTCAAGAATCCAAAAATCAATATAGTCACATTATGCAAGAAAGAGAAACCTTGCTGATAAAAATGAGTGCTTTGGAGCAAGACAAAGCCAGGCTGCAGAGATTAGAAGAGGAGCTGAACCGTTTGAAAGTTACCCTGGAATCAGAGTCTCGTTTGAAGCAACGCCTGGaaagtgagaagcagcaaatcCTGAATGACCTCAATCAATGGAAGAGCCAGCACTCCCGGACAGAGGAATCCATAAGGAAGATCCAGTGCGAGAGAGAGAAGAGCGAGAGGGAGAAGAACACCCTGAGGAGTGAGATTGAGAGGCTGCAGATGGAAATCAAACGAATCGAGGAGAGATACCGGTGCCGACTGGAAGAGACTGCTGTCAAAAACCAGTCAGAGTTGGAGTCCGAGCGTCTCAGGCTGCAAAGAGAGATCGAGAAACTCAAGCAACGCCCATATGGGTCCCACAGATCTACACAGACTGAGGAAGACTTTTGTATTGATGCCTCCAAGTTGCTGTTCAGTGGGCTGCGGAAGAAGATTACAGCAATGCAGCTGTATGAGTGTCAACTGATAGACAAACTCACACTGGATAAACTGCTGAAGGGGCAGAGGTCAGTGGAAGAAGTCACGGCTGACATTGAACCCTACCTCAAAGGGGCAGGTGCTATTGCAGGGGTGTCCCTTTCGCCCAGACAGAAGTACTCTTTTGTTGAGGCCAAACGGAATCAGCTCCTTACAGCAGAAAACGCAGTCCTGCTCTTAGAAGCCCAGGCAGCAACAGGAGGCGTGATAGATCCACACCGAAATGAGATGTTAACGGTGGACAGTGCTATCGCCAGAGATCTGATTGACTTTGATGACAGAGAGCAAATCTATACAGCAGAAAAGGCTATTACGGGATTTAAAGATCCTTTCTCGGGCAAAACCGTGTCTGTATCTGAAGCCATCAAGAAAAACTTGGTTGACAGAGAAACTGGAATTCGTCTGCTTGAAGCCCAGCTGGCTGTAGGAGGGATTGTTGATCCTGTCAACAgtgttttccttcccaaagATATAGCTTTATCCCGTGGGTTGATTGACAAAGACCTGTACAGGATCCTAAACAACTGCCAAGGCACTACAAAGAACTTCATTGATCCCACCACCAAAAAGGCAGTCACTTACATgcaactgaaggaaaaatgtagGATTGAACCACACACTGGTCTGCTCCTCCTCCCAGTGCAGAAAAGGAGTATGTCATTCCAAGGGATCAGGCAGCCCGTCTCAGCAGATGCACTTCTCGAGGCTGGAATTATTAAGGAATCAACAAGGAACGATTTAGAAAGAGGTGCAATTACAGTGGAAGAAGTGAGTGAGAGAAttattgattttcttcaggGCTCTAGCTGTATTGCAGGTATCTACAATGAGGCTACTAAAGAGAAACTTGGTGTTTACCAGGCTATGAAAATAGGTTTGGTTAGACCGGGGACAGCCCTTGAACTCCTAGAAGCCCAGGCAGCCACAGGGTTCATAGTGGATCCTGTCAGCAATGTGAGGTTGCCTGTTGAGGAAGCTTACAAAAGAGGCCTTGTTGGAATTGAATTTAAAGAGAAACTTCTCTCTGCTGAAAGAGCTGTCACTGGGTACAAAGACCCGGAAACTGGAAACatcatttctctgtttcaagCAATGAACAAAGAGCTCATAGAGAGAGGTCATGGCATTCGTTTGCTGGAGGCCCAGATTGCTACTGGAGGAATCATAGACCCCAAAGAGAGCTACCGCTTGCCAGTAGAGACGGCCTACAAGCGTGGCTACTTCAATGAAGAGCTCAACCAGATCCTTAGTGATCCAAGTGATGACACCAAAGGGTTCTTTGATCCCAACACAGAGGAGAACTTGACCTACTTGCAGCTGAAAGAAAGATGCATAAAGGACGAAGCAACAGGGCTCTGCCTTCTACCCCTGAGAGAGAAGAAGAAGGTGGTGCATACCTCGCAGAAAAACACCCTTAGGAAGCGCCGGGTTGTCATTGTAGATCCAGAAACAAACAGGGAAATGTCTGTGCAGGAGGCATACAGCAAAGGCCTCATAGATTATGACACCTATACAGAACTAGCTGAACAGGAGTGTGAGTGGGAAGAAATAACTATTACAGGATCAGATGGTAGCAGTAGAGTAGTCCTTGTCGACAGAAAAACAGGTAGCCAGTATGACATCCAAGACGCTATTGACAAAGGTCTGGTTGAGAGGAAATTTTTTGACCAGTACCGTTCTGGCAGTTTAAGCCTGACGCAGTTTGCAGACATGATTTCCTGCCGTAATGGCACTGATGAGGTGTTTCGGCATGAGTCAGTGACTCGGTCTCCCACAGTGCTGAGTGTCAGGAGTTCTTCCTCACTGATCAGGAGCGGTTCTTTTTCAGAGACCCCAGAAGAATGCAGTCCCATTGCAGCCATATTTGACACAGAAAACTTGGAGAAAATCTCCATTTCAGAAGCTATACAACGGGGCATCGTGGATAGCATCACTGGGCAAAGGTTACTTGAAGCCCAGGCCTGCACAGGAGGCATAATATGCCCTACCACAGGCCAGAGGCTTTCGCTTCAGGAAGCCACCAGTCAGTGCATCATCGATCAGGATATGGCCACACGGCTCAAACCAGCCCAGAAGGCCTTCATAGGGTTCGAAGGCATAAAGGGTGGACGCAAGAGGATGTCAGCAGCTGaagcagtgaaggaaaaatggtTGCCTTATGAGGCTGGGCAGCGGTTCCTTGAATTCCAGTACCTCACTGGAGGTCTCGTGGACCCAGAAGTGCGTGGAAGAATAAGTACTGAGGAAGCCATTAGGAATGGATTGATTGATGGTCGCGCTGCCCAGAAATTGCAAGACACTAACAGCTACCCCAAAATTCTGACCTGCCCCAAGACCAAGCTGAAAATATCCTACAAAGATGCAATGAATCGGTCAATGGTGGAAGACATCACCGGGCTTAAACTCTTGGAAGCAGCCTCCGTTTCATCCAAAGGCATATCCAGTCCCTACAATGTCTCCTCAGCACCTGGCTCTCGCTCTGGCTCTCGCTCTGGCTCACGTTCAGGCTCACGCAGTGGGTCTAGGAGGGGAAGTTTTGATGCATCAGCAAGCTCTTCATATTCTTACTCATACTCAACCTTCAGCAGTGGGTCTGTTGGGCGCTAA